In one window of Mus pahari chromosome 3, PAHARI_EIJ_v1.1, whole genome shotgun sequence DNA:
- the Slpi gene encoding antileukoproteinase, whose translation MKSSGLLPLTVLLALGILAPWTVEGGKNDAIKIGACPAKKPAQCLKREKPQCSNDWECPGKQRCCQDACGVKCMNPVPIRKPVLRKPGRCLQTQGRCMMLNPPNHCQRDGQCEGKYKCCEGSCGKACLLPMGA comes from the exons ATGAAGTCCAGCGGCCTCTTACCTCTCACCGTACTccttgctctggggatcctggCACCCTGGACTGTGGAAGGAGGCAAAAATG ATGCCATCAAAATCGGAGCCTGCCCTGCTAAAAAGCCTGCCCAGTGCCTTAAGCGTGAGAAGCCACAGTGCAGTAATGACTGGGAATGCCCGGGAAAGCAGAGGTGCTGCCAAGATGCTTGCGGCGTCAAGTGCATGAATCCTGTTCCCATTCGCAAACCAG TGCTGAGGAAGCCTGGGAGGTGCCTCCAAACTCAAGGAAGATGCATGATGCTTAACCCTCCCAATCACTGCCAGAGGGACGGGCAGTGTGAAGGCAAATACAAGTGCTGTGAGGGCTCGTGTGGGAAAGCCTGCCTTCTCCCGATGGGAG CCTGA
- the LOC110319578 gene encoding seminal vesicle secretory protein 5, which produces MSPTSFFLLTLLLVLVTEARGARERFSQSAEDPSSSHLGVKIRANGRGSGSAMEEYSLSENSWSNFKSKHPSSVSSESFHEESSSEMSSSGGHFGLKMRGSQAGGGMSSFKTRVKSRISK; this is translated from the exons ATGAGTCCCACCAGCTTCTTCCTCCTTACATTGCTCCTCGTTCTGGTGACAGAAGCAAGGGGGGCCCGTG AAAGATTCTCGCAATCAGCGGAAGACCCTTCCAGTAGTCACTTGGGTGTAAAGATTCGGGCAAATGGCAGGGGATCAGGTTCTGCCATGGAGGAATACAGCCTAAGTGAGAACTCTTGGAGTAACTTTAAATCAAAGCATCCAAGCAGCGTCAGCAGTGAGAGCTTCCATGAGGAGAGCAGTAGCGAAATGAGTAGTTCCGGTGGTCACTTTGGTCTCAAGATGAGAGGATCTCAAGCAGGAGGAGGAATGAGTTCCTTTAAAACCAGAGTCAAGAGCCGGATAAGCAAATAA